CGAAGAATCTGATCCTATTGTGAGGGAAGGCATGTCAATCTCTATAACAGCTGGATTGGATGAGATCTCTACTTTGAATTCGAAAGGAGGTAAGGAATACCAGATAAACTCAAAGTCTAATGAGCTATCCTTATCTCGACCCAAATCCAATTGGACTAGAATTAACCGAATGGATTTTGGGCTGAGTGGATTTCTAGAAGCCTAGCGTTACCTACACTTGGAAAAGGGAGGCAAATCAGAAAGTCATGTTAAGCTTGGATATGAATCACGATGCACCATCTTTGAAGCGTGGGAAAATTGATGGAGCTAGTAATGATGAGATATCGATGAGGGTGGAGAGCCACCTTTGCCGAGAGCAATGAGGCTTTTAAGTTGGACCTAccaagggcttgggaacccttggACAAGTCGAAACCTTCGCAAAATTATGAGGGAACAAACTCCCAATGTATGTTTTTTTATGGAAACAAGGCTGGATAAGGAAGGATTTGAGAAGCTTTATGATAATCTACCTTTTCCCAATTGGATTATTGCCAAAAATCTGGATTCAGGAGGTGGTATTGCACTAATTTGGAAGAATGAGGTATCATTGGAGGTTATTAATTTTACAGCAAAATATATACTAGCTAAGGTTGTAGAGGATGATGGCTTCGTATGGTTTATGACAGGCTGTTATGGCTGGCCAGAAACAAATCAACGAGAGAAGTCATGGAAACTACTAGCTCATTTGAAAACGTATGCGGATGGACCCTGGCTTTGTATTGGTGACTTTAATGCTTTTCTCCATGCATCAGAAAAACAAAGCAAGCGACCTGCACACTCAGCACAGGTGGATGCGTTTAGAGAAGCCTTGGAGTTATGTCAACTTGAAGATTTGGGTTATAGAGGCTATCCATTTACTTGGAGTAATAAGAGGCCGGGTGGTGCAAACACAAAAATCCACTTTGACTGAGCTGTAGCAACAAAGGAGTGGAGGGAGAAGCATCAGTTGAGCACTGTTACCCATCTTTCTTCCCAGCATCAGATCGTCTACCTATTGTTCTTCAGACTCAGAGCTATCATAGGCAGAGACAGAGAAAGGAAAGATGGTTCAAATTTGAGGAATCCTGGCTTCTGTGGGAAGATTGTGAGGCGGTGGTGAATGAAGCACGACATGCGAATGGGAATGGTGAAGTGGGGTTAGCTTCAATTAAGGAGAAAATCAAGTCATGTGGAGCGAATTTGATGACATGGGGGACAACCAAAACAGATCTAAATGAGG
This genomic stretch from Castanea sativa cultivar Marrone di Chiusa Pesio chromosome 1, ASM4071231v1 harbors:
- the LOC142629896 gene encoding uncharacterized protein LOC142629896; translation: MRLLSWTYQGLGNPWTSRNLRKIMREQTPNVCFFMETRLDKEGFEKLYDNLPFPNWIIAKNLDSGGGIALIWKNEVSLEVINFTAKYILAKVVEDDGFVWFMTGCYGWPETNQREKSWKLLAHLKTYADGPWLCIGDFNAFLHASEKQSKRPAHSAQVDAFREALELCQLEDLGYRGYPFTWTSDRLPIVLQTQSYHRQRQRKERWFKFEESWLLWEDCEAVVNEARHANGNGEIDVLIEAKTTEWTKAEYLEVHVIRWFKFEESWLLWEDCSCDQMEECLNAVSSMVTPEMQQMLSNNFSAKEVVVALFQMGPTKAPGHDGMDALFYQKFWHVVGETITMAVLYFLNSGNMVLDINHTNIVLIPKVKNPEKMSKFRSISLCNVIYKIISKVLANRLKQVLPQIISLTQSTFMPVRLITDNVLVVYETLHTMHCRKKAKKGSLALKLDISKAYDLVE